In one window of Oryza sativa Japonica Group chromosome 9, ASM3414082v1 DNA:
- the LOC4347167 gene encoding exocyst complex component EXO70A1, protein MMDGSTAAAAELEAAERVVMRWDSTASASYGGGGGDEQMLFDGGGDRVEAERFLRAVDDLRRLAPPSPATVGSPRRTSSASGGGGAASNAVQVAMARLEDEFRHVLSSRALDLEIEALADLTSLSMCSDRTNSADVAEEAAAADEDDSVSSSVGRRSSYRSLRSIREIDLLPADAISDLHAIASRMAVAGYGRECVQVYASVRKPAVDSALRRLGVEKLSIGDVQRLEWEVLEAKIRRWIRAARAAVRGVFASERRLCFLIFHDLPLSSSTITTATHDAPFAEAVKGAALQLFGFAEAISIGRRSPEKLFKIIDLHDAIADLLPDVSDIFAASKAGESIYVQAAEIRSRLADAVRGILSEFENAVLRDPSKTPVPGGTIHPLTRYVMNYSSLISDYKTTLSELIVSRPLACSRIAPEGNENAPSFPDLDLADPDSQLPLAAHLIWIIVVLEHNLESKASLYKDAALSHLFVMNNVHYIAHKIKDSPELRGLIGDEYLKQLTGKFRLAATRYQRTAWLKILNCLRDEGLHVSGGFSSGVSKSALRERFKSFNAAFEEAHRVQSAWYVPDTQLREELRISIAEKLLPAYRSFLGRFRHHIENGRHPELYIKYSVEDLETSVTNFFEGCPPSLHNRRRSHG, encoded by the coding sequence ATGATGGATGGATCcaccgctgcggcggcggagctggaggcggcggagagggtggTGATGAGGTGGGACTCCACGGCGTCGGCGTCctacgggggcgggggcggggacgAGCAGATGCTGTTCGATGGCGGCGGTGACCGGGTGGAGGCGGAGCGGTTCCTCCGGGCTGTGGATGACCTACGGCGGctggcgccgccgtccccggccACGGTCGGGAGCCCGCGCCGCACCTCgtcggctagcggcggcggaggggcggcgtcCAACGCCGTCCAGGTCGCGATGGCGCGGCTGGAGGACGAGTTCCGCCACGTGCTGTCGTCGCGCGCCCTCGACCTGGAGATCGAGGCGCTCGCCGACCTCACCTCGCTCTCCATGTGCAGCGACCGGACCAACTCCGCGGACGTCGccgaggaagcggcggctgcgGACGAAGACGACTCCGTGTCGTCCTCCGTCGGCCGCCGCAGCAGCTACCGCTCGCTGCGCAGCATCCGAGAAATCGATCTCCTCCCCGCGGACGCCATCTCCGACCTCCACGCCATCGCCTCCCGCATGGCCGTCGCCGGCTACGGCCGCGAGTGCGTCCAGGTGTACGCCTCCGTCCGCAAGCCGGCCGTCGACTccgcgctccgccgcctcggcgtTGAGAAGCTCAGCATCGGCGACGTGCAGCGGCTCGAGTGGGAAGTCCTCGAGGCCAAGATCCGCCGCTGGATCCGTGctgcccgcgccgccgtccgcggcgTCTTCGCCAGCGAGCGTCGACTCTGCTTCCTCATCTTCCACGACCTTCCCCTCTCCAGCTCTACCATCACCACTGCCACCCACGACGCTCCCTTCGCGGAAGCCGTCAAGGGCGCCGCCCTGCAGCTCTTCGGCTTCGCCGAGGCGATCAGCATCGGCCGCCGCTCACCGGAGAAGCTGTTCAAGATCATTGACCTGCACGACGCGATCGCCGATCTGTTGCCTGACGTCTCCGACATCTTTGCTGCATCCAAGGCCGGGGAATCCATATACGTGCAGGCTGCCGAGATCAGGTCGCGTCTCGCTGATGCCGTGCGTGGTATACTGTCGGAATTTGAGAACGCTGTGCTTCGTGACCCGTCGAAGACTCCGGTGCCTGGTGGTACCATCCATCCTCTCACTCGCTATGTCATGAATTACAGTAGCCTCATTTCTGACTACAAAACCACACTGTCTGAGCTGATTGTGTCGCGGCCATTGGCTTGCTCCCGAATTGCTCCTGAGGGCAATGAGAATGCCCCATCCTTCCCTGATCTTGACCTTGCCGACCCTGACAGTCAGTTACCCCTTGCTGCTCATCTTATCTGGATTATTGTGGTTCTTGAGCACAATCTTGAGAGCAAAGCATCACTCTACAAGGATGCGGCACTCTCTCATTTGTTCGTCATGAACAATGTACACTATATTGCACACAAGATAAAGGATTCACCGGAGCTCCGGGGGCTTATTGGTGATGAGTATTTGAAGCAGCTGACAGGTAAGTTCCGGCTCGCAGCCACTCGCTATCAACGGACAGCATGGTTGAAGATCCTGAATTGTCTGAGAGATGAAGGTCTGCATGTCAGTGGGGGCTTTTCATCAGGGGTATCCAAATCAGCACTCCGGGAGCGTTTCAAGTCTTTCAATGCTGCATTCGAGGAGGCACATAGGGTTCAATCTGCTTGGTATGTGCCAGACACGCAGCTGAGAGAAGAGCTTAGGATATCAATAGCAGAGAAACTTCTTCCAGCATATCGATCCTTCCTTGGTCGGTTCCGGCATCACATAGAGAATGGAAGGCACCCAGAGTTGTACATCAAATACTCAGTTGAGGACCTTGAGACGTCCGTCACAAATTTCTTTGAGGGTTGTCCACCTTCGCTACATAACAGGAGAAGATCCCATGGATGA
- the LOC4347165 gene encoding probable polygalacturonase isoform X2 has product MGETGVAVASSPRAAASSPRAAASSASVASSPRAGGVGGRHHHRRWGGAAAISPSYRAVLLALWLVGFALVFLWQSTSVGRARLYTRPPLLPKRAPSAQGMGQWVAAPPVYDLREFGGVGDGRTLNTEAFVAAVASIAERGGGRLVVPAGRWLTAPFNLTSRMTLFLAAGAEILGVQDERYWPLMSPLPSYGYGREHRGPRYGSLIHGQDLKDVTITGQNGTINGQGQSWWSKFRKKVLNHTRGPLVQLMRSNTTILAPIVGAPNTDGIDPDSCENVVIKNCYISVGDDGIAIKSGWDQYGIAYGRPSTNIIIHNVTIRSMVSAGVSIGSEMSGGVSNVLVENVHIWDSRRGVRIKTAPGRGAYVSNITYRNITLEHIRVGIVIKTDYNEHPDEGFDPKAVPIIENISYSSIHGHGVRVPVRIQGSAEIPVKNVTFHDMSVGLVDRKNHVFQCSFVQGQVIGYVFPVPCKNLDLYNERRELVKQSALQNISDIDYSF; this is encoded by the exons ATGGGGGAGACCGGGGtggccgtcgcctcctccccgcgcgccgcggcctcctccccgcgcgccgccgcctcctcggcgtcggtcgcgtcgtcgccgcgggcGGGCGGGGTGGGCGGGCGGCACCACCACAGGCGgtggggtggcgcggcggcgatctCGCCGTCGTACAGGGCGGTGCTGCTCGCGCTGTGGCTGGTCGGGTTCGCGCTCGTGTTCCTGTGGCAGAGCACCTCGGTGGGCCGCGCGCGGCTCTACACccgcccgccgctgctgccgaagCGCGCGCCGTCCGCCCAGGGGATGGGGCAGTGggtggccgcgccgccggtctACGATCTGAGGGAGTTCGGGGGCGTCGGGGACGGGCGGACGCTCAACACCGAGGCGttcgtggcggcggtggcgtccatcgcggagagaggcggcgggaggCTCGTCGTGCCCGCCGGGAGGTGGCTGACCGCGCCGTTCAACCTCACCAGTAGGATGACGCtattcctcgccgccggcgctgagATCCTCGGGGTCCAG GATGAAAGATATTGGCCGTTGATGTCTCCGTTACCATCATATGGGTACGGAAGAGAGCACAGGGGGCCTAGGTATGGGAGCCTTATACATGGTCAAGACCTCAAGGATGTGACTATAACTG GACAAAATGGAACCATAAATGGGCAAGGTCAAAGTTGGTGGAGCAAATTTCGGAAGAAAGTCCTCAATCACACAAGGGGTCCTCTTGTGCAACTCATGCGGTCAA ATACCACCATCCTGGCTCCAATTGTTGGAGCTCCAAACACTGATGGGATAGATCCAG ATTCTTGTGAGAATGTAGTGATTAAAAACTGCTATATTTCTGTTGGTGATGATGGGATTGCTATAAAGAGTGGTTGGGACCAATATGGAATTGCTTATGGGCGTCCATCTACTAACATTATTATTCACAACGTCACAATCCGCTCCATGGTCAG TGCTGGTGTATCTATAGGAAGTGAGATGTCTGGCGGTGTTTCAAATGTCTTGGTAGAGAATGTCCATATCTGGGATTCACGGCGAGGTGTGAGGATAAAGACTGCCCCTGGAAGAGGGGCCTATGTAAGCAACATCACGTACCGGAACATAACCCTAGAACACATCCGAGTTGGCATTGTGATCAAGACCGACTACAATGAGCACCCGGACGAAGGCTTCGACCCCAAGGCAGTTCCCATCATAGAGAACATCTCGTACAGTTCAATCCATGGACATGGGGTGCGTGTACCAGTCAGGATACAGGGGAGCGCAGAGATCCCCGTGAAGAATGTTACTTTCCATGATATGTCAGTCGGTTTGGTGGACAGGAAGAACCACGTTTTCCAGTGCTCCTTCGTCCAGGGGCAGGTCATTGGCTATGTTTTCCCTGTACCGTGCAAGAACCTGGATCTGTACAACGAGCGGCGTGAGCTGGTTAAACAATCAGCACTGCAGAATATCTCTGATATCGACTACAGTTTTTGA
- the LOC4347166 gene encoding photosystem I chlorophyll a/b-binding protein 6, chloroplastic, producing MALPSGSFAACSIQPRVRAALRAPTLPSQNAAVARMAGHRAGATKGGVSAVCEPLGPDRPLWFPGSSPPPWLDGSLPGDFGFDPLGLGSDPELLRWFAQAELMHSRWAMLAVAGILVPEVLEKWGFMEDYSWIDAGARDYFADPWTLFVSQMALMGWAEGRRWADYLNPGCVAVEPRLPNRRNPVPDVGYPGGLWFDWGNWGRGSPEPVMVLRTKEIKNGRLAMLAFVGFWFQAVYTGEGPIDNLLHHLADPGHCNVFSAFTSH from the exons ATGGCTCTGCCCTCCGGCTCATTCGCGGCATGTAGCATCCAACCAAG GGTGCGGGCGGCGTTGCGCGCGCCGACGCTGCCGTCGCAGAACGCCGCCGTTGCAAGGATggccggccaccgcgccggcgcgACGAAGGGCGGCGTGTCCGCGGTGTGCGAGCCGCTGGGGCCCGACAGGCCGCTCTGGTTCCCCGGCAGCTCCCCTCCTCCGTGGCTCGACGGCAGCCTCCCGGGAGACTTCGGTTTCGATCCTCTTGGATTAG GGTCGGATCCGGAGCTGCTGCGGTGGTTCGCGCAGGCGGAGCTGATGCACAGCCGGTGGGCGAtgctggcggtggcggggatCCTGGTCCCGGAGGTGCTGGAGAAATGGGGGTTCATGGAGGACTACTCATGGATCGACGCCGGCGCGCGCGACTACTTCGCGGACCCGTGGACGCTGTTCGTGTCGCAGATGGCACTGATGGGGTgggcggaggggcggcggtgggcggacTACCTCAACCCCGGGTgcgtcgccgtcgagccgcgGCTGCCCAACCGGAGGAACCCCGTGCCGGACGTCGGCTACCCCGGCGGGCTGTGGTTCGACTGGGGCAACTGGGGCCGGGGATCGCCGGAGCCCGTCATGGTGCTGCGCACCAAGGAGATCAAGAACGGGAGGCTCGCCATGCTCGCCTTCGTGGGGTTCTGGTTCCAGGCCGTCTACACCGGCGAGGGCCCCATTGATAACCTCCTGCATCACCTCGCCGACCCCGGCCACTGCAACGTCTTCTCG GCATTCACGTCCCATTGA
- the LOC4347165 gene encoding probable polygalacturonase isoform X1, whose translation MGETGVAVASSPRAAASSPRAAASSASVASSPRAGGVGGRHHHRRWGGAAAISPSYRAVLLALWLVGFALVFLWQSTSVGRARLYTRPPLLPKRAPSAQGMGQWVAAPPVYDLREFGGVGDGRTLNTEAFVAAVASIAERGGGRLVVPAGRWLTAPFNLTSRMTLFLAAGAEILGVQDERYWPLMSPLPSYGYGREHRGPRYGSLIHGQDLKDVTITGQNGTINGQGQSWWSKFRKKVLNHTRGPLVQLMRSSNITISNITLRDSPFWTLHIYDCKDVTISDTTILAPIVGAPNTDGIDPDSCENVVIKNCYISVGDDGIAIKSGWDQYGIAYGRPSTNIIIHNVTIRSMVSAGVSIGSEMSGGVSNVLVENVHIWDSRRGVRIKTAPGRGAYVSNITYRNITLEHIRVGIVIKTDYNEHPDEGFDPKAVPIIENISYSSIHGHGVRVPVRIQGSAEIPVKNVTFHDMSVGLVDRKNHVFQCSFVQGQVIGYVFPVPCKNLDLYNERRELVKQSALQNISDIDYSF comes from the exons ATGGGGGAGACCGGGGtggccgtcgcctcctccccgcgcgccgcggcctcctccccgcgcgccgccgcctcctcggcgtcggtcgcgtcgtcgccgcgggcGGGCGGGGTGGGCGGGCGGCACCACCACAGGCGgtggggtggcgcggcggcgatctCGCCGTCGTACAGGGCGGTGCTGCTCGCGCTGTGGCTGGTCGGGTTCGCGCTCGTGTTCCTGTGGCAGAGCACCTCGGTGGGCCGCGCGCGGCTCTACACccgcccgccgctgctgccgaagCGCGCGCCGTCCGCCCAGGGGATGGGGCAGTGggtggccgcgccgccggtctACGATCTGAGGGAGTTCGGGGGCGTCGGGGACGGGCGGACGCTCAACACCGAGGCGttcgtggcggcggtggcgtccatcgcggagagaggcggcgggaggCTCGTCGTGCCCGCCGGGAGGTGGCTGACCGCGCCGTTCAACCTCACCAGTAGGATGACGCtattcctcgccgccggcgctgagATCCTCGGGGTCCAG GATGAAAGATATTGGCCGTTGATGTCTCCGTTACCATCATATGGGTACGGAAGAGAGCACAGGGGGCCTAGGTATGGGAGCCTTATACATGGTCAAGACCTCAAGGATGTGACTATAACTG GACAAAATGGAACCATAAATGGGCAAGGTCAAAGTTGGTGGAGCAAATTTCGGAAGAAAGTCCTCAATCACACAAGGGGTCCTCTTGTGCAACTCATGCGGTCAAGTAACATTACCATTTCTAACATCACTCTACGGGATTCTCCCTTCTGGACACTTCATATATATGACTGCAAGGATGTTACTATATCAGATACCACCATCCTGGCTCCAATTGTTGGAGCTCCAAACACTGATGGGATAGATCCAG ATTCTTGTGAGAATGTAGTGATTAAAAACTGCTATATTTCTGTTGGTGATGATGGGATTGCTATAAAGAGTGGTTGGGACCAATATGGAATTGCTTATGGGCGTCCATCTACTAACATTATTATTCACAACGTCACAATCCGCTCCATGGTCAG TGCTGGTGTATCTATAGGAAGTGAGATGTCTGGCGGTGTTTCAAATGTCTTGGTAGAGAATGTCCATATCTGGGATTCACGGCGAGGTGTGAGGATAAAGACTGCCCCTGGAAGAGGGGCCTATGTAAGCAACATCACGTACCGGAACATAACCCTAGAACACATCCGAGTTGGCATTGTGATCAAGACCGACTACAATGAGCACCCGGACGAAGGCTTCGACCCCAAGGCAGTTCCCATCATAGAGAACATCTCGTACAGTTCAATCCATGGACATGGGGTGCGTGTACCAGTCAGGATACAGGGGAGCGCAGAGATCCCCGTGAAGAATGTTACTTTCCATGATATGTCAGTCGGTTTGGTGGACAGGAAGAACCACGTTTTCCAGTGCTCCTTCGTCCAGGGGCAGGTCATTGGCTATGTTTTCCCTGTACCGTGCAAGAACCTGGATCTGTACAACGAGCGGCGTGAGCTGGTTAAACAATCAGCACTGCAGAATATCTCTGATATCGACTACAGTTTTTGA